From a single Asticcacaulis sp. MM231 genomic region:
- a CDS encoding ice nucleation protein, translated as MSTSQLAELKTTQISALSTSGVAVLSTTQIGALSTTQLKSLTTTQVKALTTDQITFLATGAVAFTSSQLSVLLTAQLEAFSSTAIAALDTTQLSGLTASEISNLTTTQFAALTSDQVGKFSTSQIRGLTTAEVGALTTTQLSGLTTAQLGAFGATAIGALTSTSLLALSSTQVQGFSTVAIAALSTTQFNDVSTTLIGELTATQLKSVSTTNLNSLSSAEIGALATTVISALTATQIGGLNATSIGALTTTQATTLSTSQLVAIGTAALAGLTTTDAAALTTTQLGSLTAVQAGALATDQLGALSTTQLNGLTAVSIAALKSTQATGLTTTQLSGLDTVRLQALNTTLLTALDSTQVGSFTSTQVALLKTTQLNALNGTAFLDLTTTDVGALTTLQLAGLNSTQVERLTETQIGALDAAQIGSIAATNISTFSTADIDALTTTQIAGITSAQVSRLTNVQLGSFNSTQFTALTTTALGGLTGAQLSSIATDSLAALSTDQLNALNNVAVAAITSTQVANLTTTQIAGLNETKIGALSTTAIGGLTTTEVDNLTTTQIGKLSSAQVTALGATNLAELSTTNLALLTVAQVGGVTSAQIGALTSTQTAALSSTQLNALTTVAVKALSAGQAGAITSTGLSGLAVTRIGALTSAAVNALTTTALTGLSATQALGLSATQVGGFSTTQIASLSTDQLNKLTTVAVAGLNATLAEALTTTQMAGLATTVLSALTTGAIAALDETQIATLSTAQMQSLKTAQLNALTSTAIGGLTTTELDSLTSTQVAGLSTAQIANLNTTNIANLETTQLVGLTAAQLGAFATDQLGALTTTQLNSLTSATITALKTTQATGLTTTQISGLDTTRLQSLNTALLAALDSTQIGSLTSTQMVDLKATQLNALNVTAFTDLNTTDVGVLTTSQLSGLNATQVERLTSTQVGTLTSTQLGALTAATISTFSTDDITALSTTQLAGVTSAQVGKLTTTQLSNLTSTQFSAITSTALSGLTAAQVGGIATTSLAALGTDQLNALSAVALSGITSAQAGALTTTQITGLTETKLAALTTTAIGGLTTTEAGTLSSTQLGKLSSAQITALGANNLAQLSTTNLALLTSAQVGGVTSGQIGALTSTQTAALTSTQLNALTTVAIKALSADQAAAITSTNLSGLAVTRIGSLTTSAVTALTTTALTGLTSTQALGLTSSQVNGLTTTQVASLSTDQINKLTTLAVSGLNTTLAEALTTTQVSGLATTILSSLTTGAIAALDQTQIATLSTAQMQALKTAQLNALTSTAIGGLTTTELDSLTSTQVAGLSTTQIANLNTTNITNLETTQLAGLTGAQLGSFATDQLSALTTTQLNSITALALGALKSTQSTGLTTTQLSGLDTTRLQALNTTLLTALDATQVDSLTSTQVGLLKTTQLNAINATSFSGLTTTDVSALTTLQLAGLNSTQVERLTSTQVGGLSSDQLGALTAATISTFSTDDIDALSTTQLAGVTSAQVGKLTTIQLSALNSTQFGAITSTALAGLTSLQVGGIATNSLAALTTDQLNSLAATALAGITSTQVANLTTTQISGLTETKLAALSTGALGGLTTTDIGLLSTTQLSKLSAVQVGALGATNFAELTTTKINALTATQLAGVSSQELAALTSTQVGALTSTSLNALTTLALKSLTADQAGAITSTGLSGLAVTRISSLTTAAVNALTTTALTGLTSTQALGLTSSQVGALTTTQISSLSTDQINKLTAAAVAGLNATLAESLTTTQVGGLATTLLSALTTGAIAALDETQIATLSTAQVQSLKVPQLNALTATAVAGLTTTEVGGLTTAQLTGLTATQAGNLTSTQLGVLLSTQLGALTTASIAVLDATDIGAIDSTQLAGLGALQIGALNATAFAGLSTTKLGALTTAQVAGITSSDLVALTTTQLSSLGSTQIGAISTRTLSALTETTFGGLSTTQLGGLTQTQLSTLTETALNGLTTTQLANLTTTQLGGMKASQLASLTSDQLAGLTSTQLGSLSTTVIAGLNATQANSLTTTQFSGITDTQLPGLSTTVFGSLSTSVIDALTTAQIGLITATELKSMSTAQLAAADQTQLSAISTTAIAGLSATQIGSLSTTQLTLLSTSQIGALTTSAITGLTTDQIPSLSTTQITGITAIQLSAFSDAQLESLTDAQQLAL; from the coding sequence ATGTCGACCAGTCAACTGGCCGAACTGAAAACGACTCAGATCAGCGCGCTGTCAACCTCCGGGGTTGCGGTCCTCTCGACCACCCAGATTGGCGCTCTCAGTACAACCCAGCTCAAGTCGCTTACGACCACCCAGGTCAAGGCGCTTACCACCGATCAGATTACCTTCCTGGCGACCGGTGCGGTCGCCTTTACCAGTTCTCAGCTCTCGGTTTTGCTGACCGCCCAGTTGGAGGCCTTCTCCAGCACCGCGATCGCCGCGCTCGACACCACCCAGCTCTCCGGTCTTACCGCTTCTGAAATCAGCAACCTGACCACCACGCAGTTCGCGGCACTGACCTCGGATCAGGTTGGCAAGTTCTCGACCTCGCAAATTCGCGGCCTGACCACGGCTGAAGTCGGCGCCCTGACCACGACCCAGCTTTCCGGCCTGACGACGGCGCAGCTCGGCGCGTTCGGTGCTACTGCTATCGGTGCCTTGACCTCGACCTCGCTGCTGGCCCTGAGTTCGACACAGGTGCAGGGTTTCAGCACCGTCGCCATTGCCGCCCTGAGCACGACGCAGTTCAATGATGTCTCGACAACGCTGATCGGCGAGCTGACGGCTACCCAGCTCAAATCGGTCTCGACCACCAACCTCAACAGCCTGTCGAGCGCCGAAATTGGCGCGCTCGCCACCACGGTGATCTCGGCCTTGACCGCTACGCAGATTGGTGGCCTCAACGCCACTTCAATCGGCGCCCTGACCACGACGCAGGCCACCACGCTTTCGACCTCGCAGTTGGTCGCCATCGGCACGGCCGCGCTGGCTGGCCTTACGACGACTGACGCCGCAGCGCTTACGACGACGCAACTCGGCTCGCTCACCGCCGTTCAGGCGGGCGCTCTGGCCACCGATCAACTAGGCGCGCTCAGCACCACCCAGCTCAACGGTCTGACCGCCGTCTCAATCGCCGCCCTCAAGAGCACCCAGGCGACCGGCCTGACCACCACGCAGCTTTCCGGCCTCGACACCGTGCGCCTGCAGGCGCTCAACACCACGCTCCTGACCGCGCTGGACAGCACGCAGGTTGGTTCGTTCACGAGCACGCAGGTCGCGCTGCTCAAGACGACCCAGCTTAACGCCTTGAATGGTACGGCCTTCCTTGATCTGACCACGACCGATGTCGGCGCCCTGACGACCCTGCAACTGGCGGGCCTCAACTCGACTCAGGTCGAGCGCCTGACTGAAACCCAGATCGGTGCGCTTGATGCCGCTCAGATCGGTTCGATCGCTGCCACCAATATCTCGACCTTCTCCACGGCGGATATTGACGCCCTGACGACGACACAGATCGCGGGCATCACTTCGGCACAAGTGTCGCGTCTGACCAACGTGCAATTGGGTAGTTTCAACTCGACGCAGTTCACCGCCCTGACCACGACCGCGCTGGGCGGCCTGACCGGCGCGCAACTGTCCAGCATCGCCACCGACTCGCTGGCGGCACTTTCCACCGATCAGCTCAACGCCCTCAATAACGTCGCGGTCGCCGCCATCACCTCGACTCAGGTGGCCAACCTGACGACGACGCAAATCGCCGGCCTCAATGAAACGAAGATCGGCGCGCTCAGTACCACGGCCATCGGTGGCCTGACCACAACCGAAGTCGATAACCTGACCACCACCCAGATCGGCAAGCTCAGCTCGGCGCAGGTGACGGCGCTCGGTGCCACCAATCTGGCGGAACTGTCCACTACGAATCTGGCCTTGCTGACCGTTGCGCAGGTCGGTGGCGTCACCTCCGCGCAGATCGGCGCGCTGACCTCAACCCAGACAGCGGCCCTGAGCTCGACACAATTGAACGCCCTGACCACGGTCGCCGTCAAGGCGCTCAGCGCGGGTCAGGCGGGTGCCATCACCTCGACCGGCCTGTCGGGCCTGGCTGTAACCCGCATCGGCGCGCTGACTTCGGCCGCTGTCAATGCCCTGACGACTACGGCCCTGACCGGTCTGTCAGCGACCCAGGCGCTCGGCCTGAGTGCCACGCAGGTAGGGGGCTTCTCGACCACGCAAATCGCCTCCCTCTCGACCGATCAGCTCAACAAGCTGACCACGGTGGCGGTTGCCGGCCTCAATGCGACCTTGGCGGAAGCCCTGACCACCACGCAGATGGCGGGTCTGGCGACGACGGTTCTGTCGGCCTTGACTACCGGTGCGATCGCGGCCCTGGATGAAACCCAGATCGCCACGCTCAGTACGGCTCAGATGCAGTCGCTCAAGACGGCGCAGCTCAACGCCCTGACCTCGACGGCGATTGGTGGGCTGACGACGACGGAACTCGACAGTCTGACCTCGACCCAGGTCGCCGGTCTCTCGACCGCGCAGATTGCCAATCTTAACACCACCAACATCGCCAATCTTGAAACCACGCAACTGGTGGGTCTGACGGCCGCGCAACTCGGCGCCTTCGCCACCGATCAACTCGGTGCGCTGACTACGACGCAACTTAACAGCCTGACGAGCGCCACCATCACTGCCCTCAAGACGACCCAGGCGACTGGCCTGACGACCACACAGATTTCTGGCCTCGACACCACCCGTTTGCAATCTCTGAACACAGCGCTTCTGGCGGCGCTCGACAGCACGCAGATCGGCTCGTTGACCTCGACCCAGATGGTTGATCTCAAGGCCACGCAACTGAACGCGCTGAACGTTACGGCTTTTACCGATCTGAACACGACCGATGTCGGGGTGCTGACAACCTCGCAACTGAGCGGCCTGAATGCGACCCAGGTCGAGCGCCTGACCTCGACTCAGGTCGGAACCCTGACCTCGACCCAGCTTGGCGCCCTGACCGCCGCCACGATCTCGACCTTCTCGACCGATGACATTACGGCGCTTTCCACGACACAACTGGCCGGTGTTACTTCGGCGCAGGTCGGCAAGCTGACCACGACCCAGCTCTCTAACCTGACTTCAACGCAGTTCAGCGCCATCACCTCGACAGCGCTCAGCGGTCTGACCGCCGCGCAGGTCGGCGGTATCGCCACGACGTCACTGGCCGCGCTTGGCACAGATCAGCTCAACGCCCTGAGCGCCGTCGCCCTGTCCGGCATCACCTCGGCTCAAGCGGGCGCCTTGACCACAACCCAGATCACGGGCCTGACCGAAACCAAGCTGGCCGCCCTGACGACGACCGCGATCGGTGGCCTGACGACAACCGAAGCTGGCACGCTCAGCTCGACGCAGCTCGGTAAGCTGAGCTCGGCCCAGATCACCGCGCTCGGCGCCAACAACCTGGCGCAACTGTCCACGACGAACCTCGCCCTGCTGACCTCGGCCCAGGTCGGCGGCGTGACCTCCGGCCAGATCGGTGCCCTGACCTCGACCCAGACGGCGGCCCTGACTTCGACGCAACTGAACGCTCTGACCACTGTGGCCATCAAGGCCCTCAGCGCCGATCAGGCGGCCGCGATCACCTCGACCAACCTGTCTGGCCTGGCTGTGACACGTATCGGTTCGCTAACGACCTCGGCTGTGACGGCCCTGACGACGACGGCCCTCACGGGCCTGACCTCCACCCAGGCGCTTGGTCTGACGTCATCACAGGTCAATGGCCTGACCACGACTCAGGTTGCCTCGCTCTCGACCGATCAGATCAACAAGCTGACGACGCTGGCGGTCTCGGGTCTGAACACTACGCTCGCCGAGGCCCTGACCACCACGCAGGTGAGCGGTCTGGCCACAACGATCCTGTCGTCACTGACCACCGGCGCAATTGCCGCGCTTGACCAGACGCAAATCGCCACGCTCAGCACAGCGCAAATGCAGGCTCTAAAGACGGCGCAGCTCAATGCGCTGACCTCGACGGCCATCGGCGGGCTGACGACGACCGAACTGGACAGCCTGACCTCGACCCAGGTCGCCGGTCTCTCGACCACCCAGATCGCCAATCTCAACACCACCAACATCACCAATCTGGAAACGACCCAACTGGCAGGCCTGACAGGCGCCCAACTGGGCAGCTTTGCCACCGACCAGCTCTCTGCTCTAACGACGACGCAACTGAACAGCATCACGGCGCTGGCGCTTGGGGCGCTCAAGAGCACGCAATCGACCGGCCTGACGACGACGCAGCTTTCGGGCCTCGATACCACCCGCCTGCAGGCGCTGAACACGACGCTTCTGACGGCTCTGGACGCTACGCAGGTCGATAGCCTGACCTCAACTCAGGTGGGTCTGCTCAAGACGACGCAACTCAATGCGATCAATGCGACATCCTTCAGCGGCCTGACCACGACCGACGTCAGCGCCCTGACGACTTTGCAACTGGCGGGCCTGAACTCGACCCAGGTCGAGCGTCTGACATCGACCCAGGTAGGTGGGCTAAGTTCCGATCAACTCGGCGCCCTGACAGCGGCCACGATCTCGACCTTCTCCACGGACGATATAGACGCTCTTTCCACGACCCAACTAGCCGGCGTCACCTCGGCGCAGGTCGGCAAGCTGACCACGATCCAGCTATCGGCCCTCAACTCGACCCAGTTTGGCGCCATTACCTCGACCGCTCTGGCCGGCCTGACCTCGCTTCAGGTCGGTGGCATTGCCACCAATTCGCTGGCGGCGCTCACCACCGATCAGCTTAACAGCCTGGCCGCAACGGCCCTGGCCGGCATCACCTCGACGCAGGTCGCCAACCTGACCACCACGCAGATCTCGGGGCTGACCGAAACCAAGCTGGCGGCACTTTCGACAGGTGCGCTCGGTGGTCTGACCACGACCGATATTGGTCTGCTCAGCACGACACAGCTTAGCAAGCTGAGCGCCGTGCAGGTGGGGGCGCTCGGCGCCACCAACTTCGCGGAACTGACCACCACCAAGATCAACGCTCTGACCGCCACCCAACTGGCCGGTGTCAGTTCGCAGGAACTGGCAGCCCTGACCTCGACCCAGGTCGGCGCCCTGACCTCGACCTCGCTCAACGCCCTGACGACGCTGGCGCTCAAGTCGCTGACGGCCGATCAGGCCGGCGCCATCACCTCGACCGGCCTGTCAGGGCTGGCCGTGACGCGCATCAGTTCGCTGACGACAGCAGCGGTCAACGCCCTGACGACGACGGCCCTGACCGGACTGACCTCGACCCAGGCGCTCGGCCTGACTTCATCGCAGGTTGGCGCCCTGACGACGACTCAGATCAGTTCGCTCTCGACCGACCAGATCAACAAGCTGACCGCCGCCGCCGTGGCCGGATTGAACGCCACCCTGGCAGAATCCCTGACCACCACGCAGGTTGGCGGACTGGCCACCACGCTGCTCTCGGCCCTGACCACAGGTGCTATCGCCGCGCTGGATGAGACCCAGATCGCTACGCTCAGCACAGCGCAGGTCCAGTCGCTGAAGGTACCGCAGTTGAACGCCCTGACCGCGACGGCCGTCGCCGGCCTGACCACCACGGAAGTTGGCGGCCTGACCACGGCGCAACTCACCGGCCTGACGGCGACACAAGCGGGCAACCTGACCTCGACCCAGCTTGGTGTCCTGCTCTCGACCCAGCTTGGCGCTCTGACCACGGCCAGCATCGCGGTGCTTGATGCTACCGACATTGGCGCCATCGACTCGACGCAACTGGCGGGTCTTGGCGCGCTCCAGATCGGCGCTCTCAACGCCACGGCCTTCGCCGGCCTGAGCACCACCAAGCTCGGCGCCCTGACCACCGCTCAGGTGGCAGGTATCACGTCTTCGGACCTTGTGGCCCTGACCACGACGCAACTGAGCAGTCTCGGTTCGACCCAAATCGGCGCCATCTCGACGCGGACGCTTTCGGCTCTCACCGAAACAACCTTCGGCGGTTTGTCGACGACGCAACTTGGCGGCCTGACCCAGACCCAACTCTCCACCCTTACTGAAACGGCGCTGAATGGTCTGACGACGACGCAGCTGGCCAATCTTACTACGACGCAACTCGGTGGCATGAAGGCGAGCCAACTGGCCTCCCTGACCTCCGATCAGCTTGCAGGCCTGACCTCGACCCAACTCGGCTCGCTGAGCACGACGGTCATCGCCGGCCTGAACGCCACTCAGGCCAACAGTCTGACCACGACCCAGTTCTCGGGTATCACCGACACCCAGTTGCCGGGCCTTAGCACCACGGTCTTTGGCTCGCTCTCCACCAGCGTGATCGATGCCCTGACGACGGCGCAGATCGGCCTGATTACGGCCACCGAACTGAAATCGATGAGCACGGCGCAACTGGCGGCGGCTGATCAAACGCAACTGTCGGCCATCAGCACCACAGCCATCGCCGGACTGAGCGCAACGCAGATCGGCAGTCTCTCGACCACCCAACTGACGCTGCTATCGACGTCGCAGATCGGCGCCCTGACCACTTCGGCGATCACCGGCCTGACGACCGATCAAATCCCGTCGCTCTCGACGACGCAGATCACCGGCATCACGGCAATCCAGCTTTCGGCCTTCTCGGACGCTCAACTGGAATCCCTGACCGACGCGCAGCAACTCGCGCTCTAA
- a CDS encoding UDP-glucuronic acid decarboxylase family protein produces MKKILVTGGAGFLGSHLCERLLARGDDVVCVDNFFTGQRKNVAHLMSNPYFEVMRHDITFPLYVEVDEIYNLACPASPVHYQFDPVQTTKTSVLGAINMLGLARRTKAKILQASTSEIYGDPEVHPQTEDYWGRVNVQGPRACYDEGKRCAETLFFDYNRQHNLRIKVMRIFNTYGPRMHPNDGRVVSNFIVQALRGEPITLYGTGDQTRSFCYVDDLIEGMVKLMDSPDEVTGPINIGNPVEFTMKELAEKVIRLTGAGSELVHKPLPQDDPRQRQPNISLAREKLGWQPNVMLDEGLAHTIAYFKSELNL; encoded by the coding sequence ATGAAGAAGATTTTGGTAACGGGCGGCGCGGGGTTTCTCGGTTCGCACCTGTGTGAGCGCCTGCTGGCGCGTGGTGACGATGTGGTGTGTGTCGATAACTTCTTCACCGGCCAGCGCAAGAATGTCGCTCACCTGATGAGCAATCCCTATTTCGAGGTGATGCGTCACGACATCACCTTCCCACTCTATGTCGAGGTTGATGAGATCTACAACCTGGCCTGTCCGGCATCGCCGGTGCATTACCAGTTCGACCCGGTCCAGACGACCAAGACGAGTGTTCTCGGCGCGATCAACATGCTGGGCCTGGCCCGTCGTACAAAGGCCAAGATCCTTCAGGCCTCGACCAGCGAAATCTACGGCGACCCGGAAGTCCATCCGCAAACCGAGGATTACTGGGGCCGCGTCAACGTGCAAGGACCGCGCGCCTGTTATGATGAGGGCAAGCGCTGCGCCGAGACCTTGTTTTTCGATTATAACCGCCAGCATAACCTGCGTATTAAGGTCATGCGCATCTTCAACACCTATGGCCCGCGCATGCACCCGAATGACGGGCGCGTGGTGTCCAACTTCATCGTGCAGGCCCTGCGCGGTGAGCCTATCACGCTTTACGGCACGGGCGACCAGACGCGCAGTTTCTGTTATGTCGATGATCTGATCGAGGGCATGGTCAAGCTCATGGACAGCCCGGATGAGGTCACCGGCCCGATTAATATCGGTAATCCGGTCGAGTTTACCATGAAGGAACTGGCCGAAAAGGTTATCCGGCTGACAGGGGCGGGCAGCGAGTTGGTTCATAAACCCTTGCCGCAGGACGATCCCCGTCAGCGTCAGCCCAATATCTCACTGGCACGGGAAAAGCTCGGCTGGCAACCCAACGTCATGCTGGACGAGGGTTTGGCACATACCATCGCCTATTTCAAGAGCGAGCTGAACCTCTGA
- a CDS encoding TonB-dependent receptor domain-containing protein — translation MSMTRNSLLLGAACTALLTAMSPAAMAQDTPTTDASPAETTVVVTGTRIKRPNLKSNSPITTVDATEIKAQGATTIETVLNNMPQVTADASQGVSNGSDGTAQVNLRNLGSNRNLVMIDGQRALPGEASDLNFIPSAMVERVDVVTGGASAVYGSDAISGVVNFILKKNLTGIHLDAQYGFSDHTNDNDSLRDLQSSYGFETAPKHVTDGSTYTINLSGGKTFADGRGNISGFIGYRKAEPVTQDSRDYSACALSGTTSFACSGSSNSAYGKFTSSDPSSPSYLTPLADNPDGSKTFVPYDSSTMAYNTNPLNYIQRSDKRLSAGVFGHYKFNEAVEVYGTFIAMKDRSLSQVAPSAIWQGTDFTINCDNPLMSDAQKTSLCGSTTSTADTTAQIGYRFASLPRIGDIRHEDYRGTIGMRGQINDNISYDINYLQSVVFYHNDYYNDINQSKVVNALQVVDVNGVATCKSVVDGTDPDCVPVDIFSTAGPSAEALAYLSDVSSTRNTLRERNLSGSLNIDFGAYGLKSPWASDGVASVFGAESRVDTLNYVVNQVALDNGGTNSDGRVSTNEIYTEFNVPVIQDKPWVKDLTLDFGLRGSAYKASSSTSDSPLKHTTTWKIDGQYAPNSDIRFRASYNKAVRAPSISELFTAQALGNVTANDPCGSEMTATLAQCELTGVTAAQYGSIILDCPSQQCTQQYGGNPNLNPETAKTYTFGFVYTPARVRALNLSVDYYNIHVDDYISTVDPTLILNQCLTTGNSFYCNLIHRNSKTGILYGTDGYVISTNVNTGYLQTSGVDVSANYALDIESLFNKNLGRVNFTFMGTRLLEQVTEPLPGLGTYDCKGLFGPTCGNPNPEWRHTLRATWAMPWADANLSVNWRYFGAVKLSSNTDNAYLAGTTSTLNSEIKAYNYIDLSGSYKFAGRYSVRASINNLFDKDPPVLASNVLTGTANGNTYASAYDTLGRTIMVGITADF, via the coding sequence ATGAGTATGACACGCAACTCACTCCTGCTGGGCGCCGCCTGCACGGCCCTTCTGACAGCAATGAGCCCTGCCGCCATGGCGCAGGACACCCCCACAACCGATGCGTCCCCCGCAGAAACGACCGTGGTCGTCACCGGCACGCGCATCAAGCGTCCGAACCTGAAAAGCAACAGCCCGATCACCACGGTCGACGCTACAGAGATCAAGGCGCAGGGCGCGACGACTATTGAAACCGTGCTGAACAACATGCCGCAGGTCACGGCAGATGCCAGTCAGGGCGTATCCAACGGATCGGATGGCACGGCACAGGTCAATCTGCGCAATCTGGGCTCCAACCGCAACCTGGTCATGATCGATGGCCAGCGTGCCCTGCCAGGTGAAGCATCAGACCTGAATTTTATTCCGTCTGCCATGGTTGAACGTGTCGATGTGGTCACGGGCGGCGCTTCCGCCGTTTACGGTTCAGATGCCATTTCAGGCGTTGTCAACTTCATCCTGAAGAAGAACCTGACGGGCATCCATCTTGATGCGCAATACGGTTTTTCCGACCACACTAACGACAATGACAGCCTGCGTGACCTGCAATCGTCATATGGTTTCGAGACTGCGCCGAAACACGTAACTGATGGCAGCACCTACACGATCAACCTTTCGGGCGGCAAGACCTTCGCGGATGGCCGCGGCAATATCTCCGGCTTCATCGGTTACCGTAAAGCCGAACCGGTTACCCAGGACAGCCGTGACTACTCCGCCTGCGCTCTCTCCGGCACCACCAGCTTCGCCTGTAGCGGGTCTTCCAACAGCGCCTATGGCAAGTTCACTTCGTCGGACCCGTCGAGCCCAAGTTACCTGACGCCGCTGGCTGATAATCCGGACGGTTCGAAAACTTTTGTGCCTTATGATTCCTCGACCATGGCCTACAACACTAACCCGCTGAACTACATCCAGCGCTCCGACAAGCGCCTGAGCGCCGGCGTGTTCGGCCATTACAAGTTCAACGAGGCCGTCGAGGTTTACGGCACCTTCATCGCCATGAAGGACCGCAGCCTGTCGCAGGTGGCGCCTTCCGCCATCTGGCAGGGCACCGACTTCACCATCAACTGCGACAATCCGTTGATGAGCGATGCGCAGAAGACCTCGCTATGTGGCTCTACAACCTCGACGGCTGACACCACCGCGCAGATCGGCTACCGCTTCGCCAGCCTGCCGCGCATTGGTGATATTCGCCATGAAGACTATCGCGGCACCATAGGCATGCGCGGACAGATCAATGACAATATTAGCTACGATATCAACTATCTGCAATCGGTCGTCTTCTATCACAATGACTATTACAACGACATCAACCAGTCCAAGGTTGTCAACGCCCTCCAGGTCGTCGATGTCAACGGCGTCGCCACCTGTAAGTCGGTGGTGGATGGCACGGATCCGGACTGCGTGCCGGTTGATATCTTCTCGACTGCGGGGCCGTCGGCCGAAGCCCTGGCCTACCTTTCGGATGTCAGTTCGACGCGCAACACCCTGCGTGAACGTAATCTGAGCGGCTCGCTGAATATCGATTTCGGCGCCTACGGCCTGAAATCGCCTTGGGCCAGTGATGGTGTCGCTTCGGTCTTCGGTGCCGAAAGCCGTGTCGATACACTGAACTATGTCGTCAACCAGGTGGCGTTGGACAATGGCGGCACCAATTCCGATGGCCGTGTATCGACCAACGAAATCTATACAGAATTCAACGTGCCGGTCATCCAGGATAAGCCCTGGGTTAAGGATCTGACGCTTGATTTCGGTCTGCGCGGTTCAGCCTACAAGGCGTCGTCCAGCACATCGGACTCGCCGCTCAAGCACACCACGACCTGGAAGATCGACGGCCAGTATGCGCCCAACAGCGACATCCGCTTCCGAGCCAGCTACAACAAGGCGGTGCGTGCGCCCAGCATCAGCGAACTGTTCACGGCTCAGGCCCTGGGTAACGTGACCGCCAACGATCCGTGCGGTTCCGAGATGACGGCCACCCTGGCTCAATGCGAACTGACCGGCGTGACGGCCGCGCAATATGGCAGCATCATCCTCGACTGCCCCAGCCAGCAATGTACGCAGCAATATGGCGGCAACCCCAATCTGAATCCGGAAACGGCCAAAACCTATACCTTCGGCTTCGTCTATACGCCGGCCAGGGTGCGCGCTCTGAACCTCAGCGTCGATTACTACAATATCCATGTCGACGATTATATCTCGACCGTCGATCCGACCCTGATCCTCAACCAGTGCCTGACCACCGGCAACAGCTTTTATTGCAACCTGATCCACCGCAATTCGAAAACCGGTATTCTCTACGGCACAGATGGCTATGTCATCTCAACTAACGTCAACACCGGCTATCTTCAAACCAGCGGTGTCGACGTCAGCGCCAATTACGCGCTGGATATCGAGAGCCTGTTCAACAAGAACCTAGGTCGCGTGAACTTCACCTTCATGGGGACCCGTCTGCTGGAACAGGTCACCGAGCCTCTGCCGGGTCTTGGCACCTATGACTGCAAGGGGTTGTTCGGTCCCACCTGCGGCAATCCGAATCCGGAATGGCGCCATACCCTGCGCGCCACGTGGGCCATGCCATGGGCGGATGCCAACCTGTCGGTTAACTGGCGCTATTTCGGCGCGGTCAAGCTGTCGAGCAACACCGACAATGCTTACCTTGCCGGAACCACCAGCACACTCAACAGCGAGATCAAGGCCTATAACTATATTGATCTTTCCGGCAGCTACAAATTCGCCGGCCGTTATAGCGTCCGGGCCAGTATCAACAACCTGTTTGACAAGGATCCACCGGTTCTGGCGTCGAACGTGCTCACCGGCACGGCCAATGGCAACACCTATGCCAGCGCCTATGATACGCTTGGTCGCACGATTATGGTGGGCATCACCGCCGATTTCTAA